In Paenibacillus guangzhouensis, a single window of DNA contains:
- the pepF gene encoding oligoendopeptidase F produces MSKILTRSEVDTASTWNLEDIFGTKEAWEEELNAVQQDIVTVTQYEGKLREGANTLLACLNAQEELLSRVQRVTAYAHLHQSGDSINPDNQMNASRSRDAASRISSALSFVKSEIISLPDGTIDQFIQEQPELRVFERSLGLLLKAKPHRLSAETEKILASLGEVLGSPYRIYERSKLADMTFPSTKDGHGADVPVSFALYENKYVESPDTALRRNSFKTFSETLYKYRNTFAETYSTEVKRQVIESQLRGYDSVTDMLLEPHQVTKEMYHNILDILQEELAPHMRKYAAIKKRVLQLDEMTFADLKAPLDPDFSPGITFEEAGDLIQDALRILGPEYGEIVSDAFHKRWVDYADNAGKRTGAFCMSIPGVHSYILISWANSMRGAFTLAHEVGHAGHLMLAHKYQRLTNARPSLYFIEAPSTMNELLLAEHLLARSGDPRMRRWVITQLLGTYYHNYVTHLLEGELQRQVYDLAMNHVPITAVKLCELKGKILSSFWGEDVVIDEHAKLTWMRQPHYYMSLYPYTYAAGLTASTAVAKLIREEGQPAVERWLDVLKTGGSASPLELMKLAGVDMSQPAPIRSAADYVGSLIDELEHLY; encoded by the coding sequence ATGTCGAAAATTTTAACCCGATCGGAAGTGGATACGGCATCCACATGGAATTTAGAGGATATATTCGGTACGAAAGAAGCATGGGAAGAAGAGTTAAATGCCGTTCAACAAGATATCGTTACGGTGACGCAATACGAAGGCAAGCTTCGCGAGGGGGCGAATACGCTGCTAGCTTGTCTCAATGCACAAGAAGAGCTGCTGTCCCGAGTTCAACGCGTTACTGCTTATGCCCATCTGCATCAATCGGGTGATAGCATTAATCCGGACAATCAGATGAACGCATCGAGATCACGTGATGCTGCATCACGAATCAGTTCGGCATTATCGTTCGTGAAATCCGAGATCATCTCGCTGCCTGACGGAACGATTGATCAATTCATCCAAGAGCAGCCCGAACTTCGTGTATTTGAACGTAGTCTGGGGTTGCTGCTAAAGGCTAAGCCGCACAGACTATCAGCGGAGACAGAAAAAATACTAGCTTCGTTGGGTGAAGTATTAGGATCACCATATCGGATCTACGAGCGGAGCAAGCTGGCAGATATGACGTTCCCATCTACGAAGGACGGTCATGGGGCAGATGTGCCTGTGTCTTTCGCTTTATATGAGAACAAATACGTAGAATCTCCCGATACAGCGCTGCGCCGGAATTCGTTCAAGACCTTTAGTGAGACATTATACAAATACCGCAATACATTCGCAGAAACCTATAGTACTGAAGTGAAGCGTCAGGTTATTGAATCTCAGCTTCGTGGCTATGATTCCGTCACAGACATGCTGTTAGAGCCGCATCAGGTTACGAAGGAAATGTATCATAACATTCTTGATATCTTGCAGGAAGAGTTGGCACCACATATGCGCAAATATGCAGCGATCAAGAAACGTGTACTGCAATTAGACGAGATGACGTTCGCGGACTTGAAGGCCCCTTTGGATCCCGATTTCAGTCCTGGCATCACGTTCGAGGAAGCGGGTGACTTGATTCAAGATGCATTACGTATCCTTGGACCGGAGTATGGGGAGATCGTGTCGGATGCCTTTCACAAAAGATGGGTCGATTATGCCGATAACGCAGGGAAGCGCACGGGGGCATTCTGCATGTCCATCCCTGGTGTGCATTCCTATATTCTGATCAGCTGGGCCAATAGCATGAGAGGTGCTTTTACGCTGGCGCATGAAGTTGGGCATGCCGGTCATCTGATGCTAGCGCACAAATATCAGCGACTCACGAACGCGAGACCTTCGCTCTATTTCATCGAGGCACCTTCAACGATGAACGAACTTCTGCTGGCTGAACATCTGCTAGCACGTTCGGGCGATCCGAGAATGCGTCGATGGGTGATTACGCAGCTGCTTGGTACGTATTACCATAATTACGTCACGCATTTGCTCGAAGGTGAGCTGCAGCGTCAAGTTTATGATCTGGCCATGAATCATGTTCCGATTACGGCTGTAAAATTATGCGAGTTGAAAGGTAAAATTCTGTCCTCCTTCTGGGGAGAGGATGTTGTGATAGATGAGCATGCGAAGTTAACATGGATGCGTCAACCACATTATTACATGAGTCTGTATCCTTATACGTATGCGGCTGGACTTACGGCTTCGACGGCCGTTGCCAAGCTCATCCGAGAAGAAGGGCAGCCTGCTGTAGAGCGCTGGCTCGACGTCTTAAAGACTGGGGGATCAGCGAGTCCGCTCGAATTGATGAAATTGGCGGGAGTCGATATGTCGCAGCCCGCTCCGATTCGTAGTGCGGCCGATTATGTCGGATCACTGATCGATGAATTGGAGCACTTATACTAG
- a CDS encoding GerAB/ArcD/ProY family transporter — MQQDTQISAKQFMILVMLFTIGSAILFIPSGQADYAKQNAWISSIIGVIGGLCFIPLYIVVGNFFPHMNLMQLNEELLGKWVGKAVSLVFLFFFFMAGPASVLYFVGNFMTTQVMPDTPDTSINILFTIVVIIGVYLGLETIARSAEVLIPWFALLFIVMVIFISPQIKWDAVKPILGNGIHPLLLPALSLISVCALPSVILLMIFPSCIRNPIQARKAFYTGYLLGGCVITIIVVLCIFVLGPGVTSRNMYPSYTLVKQINVGDFLERIEAVMAIMWFISLYFRLALYCYAIVIGIAQVFNLKEHRSLILPIGLLLALYSLVVYPTTDYEIRWDTRTWIPYAITIGIFYPLLLLGMAVVRKVGR; from the coding sequence ATGCAGCAAGATACCCAAATATCTGCGAAGCAATTTATGATCTTAGTGATGTTGTTTACGATTGGCAGCGCGATATTATTTATCCCATCGGGTCAAGCTGATTACGCGAAACAAAATGCATGGATTTCTTCAATTATCGGGGTCATAGGTGGACTATGTTTTATCCCCTTGTATATCGTTGTAGGAAACTTCTTTCCTCACATGAACCTAATGCAATTGAACGAAGAGCTGCTTGGCAAATGGGTCGGCAAAGCGGTATCGCTCGTATTTCTGTTCTTTTTCTTTATGGCTGGACCCGCTTCGGTGTTGTACTTCGTTGGGAACTTTATGACCACACAAGTAATGCCTGATACGCCTGATACTTCTATTAATATTCTATTTACTATCGTAGTTATCATAGGCGTTTATTTAGGTCTTGAGACGATAGCACGCTCAGCAGAAGTATTAATTCCTTGGTTTGCACTTCTTTTTATTGTCATGGTCATTTTTATATCTCCTCAGATCAAATGGGATGCGGTAAAGCCTATTTTGGGTAATGGCATACACCCCCTCTTATTGCCTGCTTTATCTTTAATTAGCGTCTGTGCGCTTCCTTCGGTCATTCTCTTAATGATATTTCCATCCTGCATCCGTAATCCGATTCAGGCGAGAAAAGCATTTTACACTGGTTATCTGCTGGGCGGGTGCGTCATTACGATCATTGTGGTACTTTGTATCTTCGTCCTTGGCCCTGGGGTTACGTCGAGAAACATGTATCCTAGCTATACGCTGGTCAAACAAATCAATGTCGGCGATTTTCTCGAACGTATTGAAGCTGTCATGGCCATCATGTGGTTTATCTCGTTATATTTCAGGCTGGCGCTATATTGTTATGCCATTGTGATTGGGATCGCACAAGTATTCAATTTGAAGGAGCACCGCTCTCTTATTCTCCCGATTGGACTATTATTAGCCTTATATTCCCTTGTTGTGTATCCGACGACGGATTATGAGATCAGATGGGATACAAGAACATGGATTCCCTATGCAATTACAATCGGGATATTCTATCCGTTACTATTGCTGGGCATGGCTGTTGTTCGCAAAGTCGGCCGATAG
- a CDS encoding FtsX-like permease family protein: MTFRSLALSNIRGNLRSYSAFFMSSVFSVMIFYMYTAFALHPDLTNSRMIGASGVRQGMLFCQYIIIMFSFLFVLYSNAVFLKSRRKEFGLLTLFGMTRMQLRTLIIYENMCIAVTAIGAGIGLGALFSKPFFMALALLLKMEDPIAAVIPLQALWITAAGFFILFTLISIGTVIRVGHSDIVDLLQPAKKSDREMVYSPWLALLAIFSIAGAYSMALILDMKNFIVLSVFILLASIIGTYLLFTQVSVLIFRWLTRNSKLYYRRTNMIVLVQLGNKLKENARMLFMVSILSAVILTASGTIYMLGLAVQLDDIQTQYADPQGLLALTMFIGVFISLLFFIASGSIIYFKLFTDLQQDQEQYQALTRIGMTPFELRKIVVTQVGILFFTPCCVGILHALFALKALNNLLMVSNWIYSFVIIGIYLVMQTIYFFVACNSYMRSINLFKENRL; encoded by the coding sequence ATGACATTCCGTTCGCTCGCCCTTAGCAACATACGCGGCAACTTACGCTCGTACAGCGCGTTTTTTATGAGCAGTGTGTTCTCGGTCATGATCTTTTATATGTACACCGCATTTGCGCTTCATCCAGATCTAACGAATAGTCGAATGATCGGAGCTTCGGGCGTAAGACAAGGGATGTTGTTCTGCCAGTACATCATTATCATGTTCTCGTTTCTATTTGTTCTCTATTCGAATGCCGTATTCCTGAAATCGAGAAGGAAAGAATTCGGTCTATTAACGTTATTCGGAATGACGCGCATGCAGCTTCGTACATTGATTATCTATGAGAATATGTGTATCGCGGTGACGGCGATCGGTGCAGGTATCGGTCTTGGCGCACTATTTAGCAAGCCATTTTTTATGGCACTTGCTCTCCTGCTGAAGATGGAAGACCCGATTGCAGCCGTGATACCGCTTCAAGCGCTATGGATAACAGCTGCCGGTTTCTTCATATTGTTCACGCTCATCTCAATTGGGACGGTTATTCGTGTGGGCCATTCTGATATTGTCGATTTACTTCAACCAGCTAAGAAATCCGACCGCGAAATGGTGTATTCACCATGGCTAGCCCTGCTCGCGATCTTCAGTATTGCGGGAGCATACAGCATGGCTCTCATCTTAGATATGAAGAATTTCATCGTACTCTCTGTATTCATTCTACTCGCGTCGATCATCGGGACTTATCTGCTATTCACTCAGGTCAGTGTCTTGATCTTTCGTTGGTTAACAAGGAATTCGAAGCTGTATTACCGTCGTACGAATATGATCGTCTTGGTGCAGCTTGGCAATAAACTGAAGGAAAATGCACGGATGTTGTTTATGGTATCGATCCTAAGCGCCGTCATCCTAACGGCATCAGGTACGATTTATATGTTAGGACTTGCGGTTCAGCTCGATGATATCCAGACGCAATATGCGGATCCGCAAGGTCTGCTTGCGCTCACGATGTTCATTGGGGTGTTTATTAGTCTGCTGTTCTTCATCGCTTCTGGGAGTATAATTTACTTCAAATTATTCACGGATTTGCAGCAGGATCAAGAGCAATATCAGGCACTAACCCGAATTGGGATGACGCCATTTGAGCTTCGTAAGATCGTCGTAACACAGGTCGGCATCCTATTTTTCACACCATGTTGTGTTGGTATCCTTCATGCGTTATTCGCCCTCAAAGCATTGAATAATCTGCTTATGGTGTCCAACTGGATCTATTCCTTCGTCATCATTGGCATTTATCTGGTCATGCAGACCATTTATTTCTTCGTGGCCTGCAATAGTTACATGAGAAGTATCAATTTATTCAAGGAGAATCGGTTATGA
- a CDS encoding response regulator transcription factor, with protein MYRIFIVEDDSKISAVLKRNIEKYGYEATCASQFRDIMPEFVVYEPHMIMLDINLPYFDGYYWCRQIRMKSNVPIIFISARAGEMDQVMAIENGGDDYITKPIHLDLFIAKMKGVLRRVYGDYSAPTGLAASPENELHVHGLRLNLSRNELIYHTCRTQISKNEQLLTECFLQHYGKTVSRDQLLGTLWDHTQFVDDNTLTVNVGRLRKKLEELGLPNAIATVRGLGYKLLLDEVQGKIDL; from the coding sequence ATGTACCGGATATTTATCGTTGAGGATGATAGCAAGATTAGTGCTGTCTTGAAGAGGAATATAGAGAAGTATGGATATGAAGCCACATGTGCATCACAATTTCGCGATATTATGCCGGAGTTCGTGGTGTATGAACCGCATATGATTATGTTGGATATTAACCTGCCGTACTTCGACGGTTACTATTGGTGCAGACAAATACGTATGAAGTCCAATGTCCCAATCATCTTCATCTCAGCGCGCGCAGGGGAGATGGATCAGGTGATGGCGATCGAAAATGGTGGCGATGACTATATTACGAAGCCGATCCATTTGGACCTCTTCATTGCAAAAATGAAAGGGGTTCTGCGAAGAGTATATGGAGACTACTCGGCTCCAACTGGACTTGCTGCTTCTCCAGAGAACGAATTGCATGTCCATGGGTTAAGACTGAATCTCAGCCGCAATGAGCTCATCTATCATACATGCAGAACCCAAATTTCGAAAAACGAACAATTGCTCACGGAATGTTTCCTCCAGCATTATGGCAAAACCGTCTCGCGTGACCAACTCCTGGGAACGCTCTGGGATCATACACAGTTTGTTGATGACAACACCCTGACAGTCAATGTGGGACGATTACGCAAGAAGCTTGAAGAGCTGGGGCTTCCGAACGCGATCGCGACGGTACGAGGATTAGGTTACAAATTGCTCCTCGATGAAGTTCAGGGAAAGATAGATCTATGA
- a CDS encoding zinc dependent phospholipase C family protein: MGSRIMHLIIANKIADCLSIEDRTPFLLGSVAPDAVRSKDASHFFKGEIQDYTRHVDYHGFLHKYRANAESLYVLGYFTHLIADDIWLKGFNLPWLRNRMEADKELYHLYHNDFRLLNGKLLEYYDVRDELIEKLRYFPAIIDLQEVSSKEVKDFIPYVLGDMAYEKDIVMNEKLNVFTFVQIIGYIDTSVEIGLLHLEPILL; encoded by the coding sequence ATGGGTTCAAGAATTATGCACTTGATCATAGCGAATAAGATCGCGGATTGCCTGTCGATCGAAGATCGAACACCATTTTTGCTTGGCAGCGTCGCTCCGGATGCTGTTAGATCCAAAGATGCATCACATTTCTTTAAAGGTGAAATTCAAGATTATACGAGACATGTTGATTATCACGGATTTCTGCATAAATATCGTGCAAATGCTGAAAGTCTATATGTCTTAGGGTATTTTACACATTTAATCGCGGATGATATCTGGCTAAAAGGATTTAATCTCCCTTGGCTGAGAAACAGAATGGAAGCGGACAAAGAATTATATCATTTATACCATAATGACTTTCGATTACTTAATGGAAAGTTGCTAGAATACTACGATGTTAGAGATGAGCTGATAGAAAAGCTACGTTATTTTCCTGCAATCATTGATCTGCAAGAGGTTAGTTCCAAAGAAGTTAAGGATTTCATTCCTTATGTTCTAGGGGATATGGCGTACGAGAAGGATATTGTTATGAATGAAAAACTTAATGTTTTTACGTTTGTTCAGATCATTGGCTATATAGATACATCCGTTGAAATTGGGTTATTACATCTGGAGCCAATACTACTTTAA
- a CDS encoding ABC transporter ATP-binding protein: protein MTVLTARGLSKIYSSKGNIICTALEDIDLQIEEGEFVGVMGPSGSGKTTLLHLLAAMDRPTSGSIEINGVDPNKLSVRQLALFRRRDLGFIFQDFNLLEALTIKENIILPLVLEGIAPQFIEERLHPLAVWLQIEHLLDRRTYEVSGGQKQRTAIARALIHEPALVLADELTGNLDSKSSKDVMESLTSLNERMQATVLMVTHDPFTASYCRRIVFIKDGKIFTEIRRGSNQPIFYQQILDVLSVMGGNFNDIPFARP, encoded by the coding sequence ATGACTGTGCTAACCGCGCGAGGTCTTAGTAAAATATATAGCTCCAAAGGGAATATCATTTGTACAGCATTAGAGGACATCGATTTACAGATAGAGGAAGGGGAATTTGTTGGGGTCATGGGTCCATCGGGAAGTGGCAAGACGACATTGCTTCATTTACTCGCGGCAATGGATCGCCCAACGTCCGGATCAATCGAAATTAACGGGGTAGACCCGAATAAGCTTAGCGTGAGACAACTAGCTCTTTTCAGGAGACGTGATCTTGGTTTCATCTTTCAAGATTTTAATCTATTAGAAGCCTTGACGATTAAGGAGAATATCATTTTACCGCTTGTACTTGAAGGAATAGCCCCTCAATTCATCGAGGAGAGGCTGCACCCGTTAGCAGTTTGGTTACAAATCGAACATCTATTGGATCGACGTACCTATGAAGTGTCCGGTGGTCAGAAGCAGCGCACGGCCATAGCAAGAGCTCTTATTCATGAACCTGCCTTAGTGCTAGCTGATGAACTCACGGGTAATTTGGATTCGAAATCGTCCAAGGATGTGATGGAGTCACTCACGTCACTGAATGAACGAATGCAAGCAACGGTGCTGATGGTAACACATGATCCGTTCACTGCGAGCTATTGCCGGCGCATCGTGTTCATTAAGGATGGAAAAATCTTTACGGAAATTCGGCGCGGATCGAACCAACCAATATTTTACCAACAAATATTAGACGTGTTGAGCGTAATGGGAGGAAATTTCAATGACATTCCGTTCGCTCGCCCTTAG
- a CDS encoding sensor histidine kinase — MKIMTAAMFIRDRIIFILTGFFITGLGACLMLLEHARNPEFMELSTMYYFIGAAAFTVVLGLTIDYVRQREYYKQLRHAMERESELQTGAIAPFAVTAEQQLVVRLLNQQNSTYLNKLGTYRRQQELHNHFVMQWVHHMKTPLSVVDLLLQEAVTQQPMSEEEQQEMILSLFEETDRLNKGLEMLLYTARLDRFEMDLHLAKIPLHDIIHEVLITHRRLCLRHSVIPQIEGEAWPETDRKWMTVVLNQIVSNAIKYSKDKQGTKHLIFCLDQQDSSSKLMITDEGSGIAPHDLPRIFDPFFTGENGQVAGESTGMGLYLAKQICSRLGHELSVASELGVGTTFTITFSPQGIHMLDDV; from the coding sequence ATGAAAATAATGACAGCAGCGATGTTCATTCGCGACCGGATCATTTTTATTCTTACAGGTTTTTTTATTACAGGGCTTGGCGCCTGTCTTATGTTGCTAGAACATGCTCGCAATCCAGAATTCATGGAGTTAAGTACGATGTACTACTTCATAGGTGCGGCTGCTTTCACCGTCGTACTTGGCCTTACGATCGACTACGTTCGGCAGCGGGAATATTACAAGCAGCTACGTCATGCGATGGAACGAGAGAGCGAGCTTCAGACGGGAGCGATCGCTCCGTTTGCTGTTACGGCTGAGCAGCAACTCGTCGTTCGATTGTTGAATCAGCAGAATAGTACGTATCTGAACAAACTCGGTACCTATCGACGGCAGCAGGAGCTGCATAATCATTTTGTGATGCAGTGGGTCCATCATATGAAGACACCATTGTCTGTGGTTGATCTGCTCTTGCAAGAAGCCGTGACACAGCAGCCTATGTCTGAAGAAGAACAACAAGAGATGATCCTGAGCTTGTTCGAAGAGACGGATCGGTTGAATAAGGGGCTGGAGATGCTGCTGTATACCGCGCGCCTTGACAGATTCGAGATGGATCTTCATCTGGCTAAAATACCGTTACATGATATCATTCACGAAGTATTGATTACGCACAGACGCCTTTGTCTTCGTCATTCTGTCATTCCGCAAATCGAAGGCGAAGCATGGCCTGAGACAGATCGAAAGTGGATGACGGTTGTTTTGAATCAAATCGTCAGTAACGCGATCAAATACAGTAAGGACAAACAGGGGACAAAACATCTCATTTTCTGTCTGGACCAGCAGGATTCAAGCAGTAAGCTGATGATTACCGACGAGGGGAGCGGGATCGCGCCTCATGATCTGCCGCGAATATTCGATCCTTTTTTTACAGGAGAGAACGGGCAAGTCGCTGGAGAATCGACAGGCATGGGACTTTATTTAGCCAAACAAATATGCAGCAGACTTGGTCATGAGTTGTCCGTAGCTTCAGAGCTTGGTGTCGGAACGACGTTTACGATTACGTTTTCACCGCAAGGCATTCACATGCTTGATGATGTATAA
- a CDS encoding GyrI-like domain-containing protein, which translates to MNVVELQEVKLVGLRVLCPGDQYIHEIPKAMSILKNRLNEIKDITKPIRFIGAFQVADHAEEEDGYWACIEVNQIRDVPDGMVHLVVPPQKYAVMTHLGPNNEIRETYHKLHHWIESNQYERVLNAWHLEISASDVDQSSNMLEVDLYDTIK; encoded by the coding sequence ATGAATGTCGTTGAACTTCAAGAGGTGAAGTTAGTAGGTCTAAGAGTTCTTTGTCCTGGTGACCAGTATATCCATGAAATTCCAAAAGCAATGAGTATACTCAAAAACAGGCTGAATGAGATTAAGGATATCACTAAGCCTATTCGATTTATAGGTGCATTTCAAGTCGCGGATCATGCCGAAGAGGAAGATGGTTACTGGGCATGTATTGAAGTTAACCAGATTCGAGATGTACCTGATGGCATGGTACATCTCGTCGTCCCCCCACAAAAGTATGCCGTAATGACGCACCTCGGGCCCAATAATGAAATAAGAGAAACATATCATAAGCTGCATCACTGGATTGAAAGCAATCAATATGAAAGAGTGCTTAACGCTTGGCATCTTGAGATTTCAGCGTCAGATGTGGATCAAAGTAGCAACATGCTCGAAGTAGATTTATATGACACTATAAAATGA
- a CDS encoding serine hydrolase domain-containing protein has product MKSSLRLIWMVMAVLLTVSGLTPSTASAEASHNIQQIEQFVKKQQELSHIPGLSIVIVEKGKTVYQKGFGYADLQSKKPVTADTLFEIGSTSKAFTGLAIMQLEKEGVIQRSDDVQKYIPWLKLTYQGEPQTITIDQFLHHTSGIPWNSLTRIPESNADNALELTVRTLLDQPLNRKPGSSFEYATINYDVLGLVIERVTKTPYDVYMKQQILEPLGMNRSFVGRHQVQSTEVASGHKIGFMQAQPYTAPIYRGNIPAGYFITNANDVAKWMNVQLGYDSNHAIDQEVIRASHIPDQTVAPFDQHTYYASGWGIMKEQNQRYVFHAGENPNFTSYFIMKPDDQIGVAIMSNLNTSYTTNIGQGVMALWEGRKAANNHTDVYQKLDQIVSIVCIVGGGFGVMFILSTLILVRKMASRQRIRTSLNVKRLLVLILHTVIVAGVLTVTIVMPKILFSGSPWSFVRVWGPTSFTVLLYEVFAISIIYYVLGVLLCLTRKTKTKH; this is encoded by the coding sequence ATGAAATCATCTTTACGCTTAATTTGGATGGTCATGGCTGTGCTCTTGACCGTTAGTGGTCTTACACCAAGCACTGCGAGCGCAGAAGCAAGTCATAACATTCAGCAAATTGAACAGTTCGTCAAGAAACAACAAGAATTAAGTCACATACCGGGACTATCGATCGTCATCGTAGAGAAAGGGAAAACGGTTTATCAAAAAGGATTCGGTTATGCGGATCTACAGTCGAAAAAGCCAGTAACAGCGGATACCCTATTTGAGATCGGATCCACCTCCAAAGCGTTCACCGGACTCGCAATTATGCAATTAGAAAAAGAAGGAGTAATACAACGCTCCGATGATGTCCAGAAGTACATCCCTTGGCTAAAACTCACCTATCAAGGCGAGCCCCAAACCATCACAATCGATCAATTCCTTCATCATACAAGCGGCATCCCATGGAATTCTCTCACGCGTATTCCGGAGAGCAATGCGGACAACGCTCTCGAGTTGACTGTAAGGACGTTGCTGGACCAACCTCTGAATCGGAAGCCAGGCAGCTCATTTGAATATGCGACAATTAATTATGATGTTCTCGGACTTGTCATCGAGAGGGTCACGAAGACGCCTTACGATGTGTATATGAAGCAGCAGATTCTTGAACCCTTAGGAATGAATCGTTCTTTTGTTGGACGGCACCAAGTGCAATCGACGGAAGTAGCATCGGGTCACAAGATCGGATTTATGCAAGCACAACCCTATACAGCGCCTATATACCGGGGGAATATACCTGCGGGGTATTTCATCACCAATGCGAATGATGTCGCCAAATGGATGAATGTTCAACTTGGTTACGATTCGAACCATGCAATCGATCAAGAGGTGATCCGAGCATCGCATATCCCCGATCAGACGGTAGCGCCTTTTGACCAACATACTTATTACGCCAGTGGTTGGGGGATAATGAAGGAGCAGAATCAACGCTATGTTTTCCACGCTGGGGAGAATCCCAATTTCACTTCATATTTCATCATGAAGCCTGATGACCAAATCGGCGTTGCGATCATGTCCAATCTGAATACGAGTTACACGACCAATATAGGTCAGGGCGTGATGGCGTTGTGGGAAGGGAGGAAGGCAGCGAACAACCATACGGATGTTTATCAAAAGCTGGATCAAATCGTGTCCATCGTATGCATCGTCGGTGGAGGATTCGGAGTGATGTTCATTTTATCAACGTTAATTCTCGTGAGGAAAATGGCTTCCAGACAACGGATACGGACATCTCTAAATGTCAAAAGGTTGCTGGTATTGATTCTGCATACGGTAATTGTAGCTGGAGTCTTAACGGTTACGATTGTGATGCCAAAAATACTATTTTCTGGTTCGCCTTGGTCATTTGTTCGCGTGTGGGGTCCGACGTCCTTCACCGTACTCTTGTACGAGGTCTTTGCAATAAGTATCATTTATTATGTGTTGGGTGTATTACTATGCCTCACCAGAAAAACGAAAACAAAACATTAA
- a CDS encoding DinB family protein — MASGKSTVAQLLAEKFDKGVHLRGDIFRKMIIRGREEMLPGSEGEAIRQLRLRYQLSVTAADSYYEAGFNVVLQDVILGDMLHETVAMIRNRPLYVIVLTPNQEAVLSREAARPKKGYGRWTVQALDQSLRHETARIGLWIDSSDLSAEETVEQIWERVWHEGRVSQSNAIPLIQAYQNDVQHYSQDQLSRITSDGVWSIGQMYDHLIVVAHEYLDQAEACADEVEEQELGKTSFGERLFQLGGFPPIKIKLPAELNAPPNNTDRIEDIVLRLDQVMQRLRELETIVEAINPKFKVKHDGFGWLNAREWYDLVEMHFRHHLRQKKELEQS, encoded by the coding sequence ATGGCTTCTGGCAAGTCTACGGTGGCACAACTTCTCGCTGAGAAATTTGACAAAGGCGTTCATCTGCGGGGTGATATTTTCCGAAAAATGATAATTCGTGGGAGAGAGGAAATGCTGCCGGGCTCGGAGGGCGAGGCGATAAGGCAGCTTCGTCTACGCTACCAACTCTCCGTAACTGCGGCAGATTCTTACTATGAAGCAGGGTTTAATGTTGTTCTGCAGGATGTCATTCTAGGTGATATGCTTCACGAGACTGTAGCGATGATCCGGAATCGCCCTCTATATGTCATCGTCTTAACACCTAATCAGGAAGCTGTCTTATCCAGAGAAGCGGCTCGACCAAAGAAAGGCTATGGACGATGGACAGTTCAGGCTCTGGATCAGAGTCTTCGTCATGAGACTGCTCGTATCGGGTTATGGATTGATTCTTCTGACCTGTCAGCTGAAGAGACGGTGGAGCAGATCTGGGAGCGTGTATGGCATGAGGGGCGTGTAAGTCAATCGAATGCTATCCCATTGATTCAAGCGTATCAAAATGATGTTCAGCATTATTCACAAGATCAACTGAGTCGAATTACCTCCGATGGGGTATGGTCTATCGGGCAAATGTACGACCACTTGATTGTCGTTGCTCATGAGTATCTGGATCAAGCCGAAGCATGTGCGGATGAAGTGGAAGAGCAAGAGCTCGGGAAGACGTCCTTTGGTGAGCGGTTATTCCAACTTGGTGGATTTCCTCCAATCAAAATCAAGTTGCCTGCTGAGCTGAATGCCCCGCCCAATAATACGGATCGCATAGAAGATATCGTGCTTAGGCTCGACCAAGTCATGCAGCGTCTGCGAGAGTTGGAAACGATTGTCGAAGCGATCAATCCGAAATTCAAAGTAAAACATGACGGCTTCGGTTGGCTGAATGCGAGAGAATGGTATGATCTTGTTGAAATGCATTTCCGCCATCATTTACGACAAAAAAAAGAGTTAGAGCAATCATAA